In Wolbachia endosymbiont (group B) of Germaria angustata, the following are encoded in one genomic region:
- a CDS encoding GNAT family N-acetyltransferase, with amino-acid sequence MNKNITFKALKEEHFSLLLKWVETPHIKKWWDADINWTPELIEKKYSNYVKGFKRLKFKTQIIEKPMHAFIINCDGVDIGYIQYYNKHDFPPEQIYNTLELPESCAAIDWYIGELNYVGKGVGSQALNIFLNKFVFKVYENAFVDPGIANVCAIRVYEKVGFKKNMESNSAILMIKARIPENHSR; translated from the coding sequence ATGAATAAAAATATCACATTTAAAGCGTTGAAAGAAGAACATTTTTCACTATTATTAAAATGGGTAGAAACGCCCCATATAAAGAAGTGGTGGGATGCGGATATAAATTGGACACCAGAGTTAATTGAGAAAAAATATAGCAACTACGTTAAAGGATTCAAACGTTTGAAATTTAAGACACAAATTATTGAAAAACCAATGCACGCATTCATTATTAATTGTGATGGAGTTGATATTGGTTATATTCAATATTACAACAAACATGATTTCCCACCTGAACAGATCTATAACACTTTAGAACTTCCAGAAAGTTGTGCTGCTATAGACTGGTATATCGGAGAGCTGAATTATGTAGGTAAAGGAGTTGGTTCACAAGCTTTGAATATATTTTTAAACAAATTTGTCTTTAAAGTTTATGAGAATGCCTTTGTCGACCCAGGTATAGCAAATGTTTGTGCAATCCGTGTTTACGAAAAAGTTGGCTTTAAAAAAAATATGGAAAGTAATAGTGCGATTTTAATGATTAAGGCAAGAATTCCTGAGAACCATTCAAGATGA
- a CDS encoding MFS transporter translates to MLLPFLLILSLIAKFIEIDISVPSFPDIVRYFNVLEGTIQLTIAYNFLGVCIGGLFFGPLSECYGRRRMMIIGNTLLLIGAVGCVFALSVSWLLISRFIQGIGVSTSVVVFAIIADSYKGNEAVKFIGIMNSIITVLIAIAPVLGSFINKIVGWRGNYASVAILCFISWVLLLFLLPETKKDRDIFSLKKMMKDYKNYYQVQNLWCCLWHRAFFLRLICHSLLVALFCIWKLLVYPALFMRYIKVQWLGLSH, encoded by the coding sequence GTGTTACTACCGTTTTTATTAATTCTATCTCTAATTGCTAAGTTCATTGAAATTGATATTTCTGTACCTAGTTTTCCTGATATAGTACGCTATTTTAACGTACTGGAAGGCACAATTCAATTAACTATTGCTTATAATTTTTTAGGCGTTTGCATAGGAGGGTTATTTTTTGGTCCATTGTCTGAATGCTATGGCAGAAGAAGGATGATGATCATAGGCAACACTTTGCTACTCATCGGTGCTGTTGGCTGTGTTTTTGCGCTGTCAGTTTCTTGGCTTTTAATCTCTCGCTTTATTCAAGGCATTGGTGTTAGCACATCTGTAGTTGTGTTTGCAATTATTGCAGACAGCTATAAAGGCAACGAAGCAGTAAAATTTATTGGAATCATGAATTCTATTATCACAGTTCTCATAGCAATTGCACCAGTATTAGGCAGTTTCATCAACAAAATTGTTGGGTGGCGTGGCAACTATGCAAGTGTTGCAATACTTTGTTTCATCTCTTGGGTTTTGCTGCTTTTTCTGTTACCAGAAACAAAAAAGGACCGTGATATTTTTAGTCTAAAAAAAATGATGAAAGACTATAAAAATTATTATCAAGTTCAAAATTTATGGTGTTGTCTTTGGCACAGAGCCTTTTTTCTGCGGCTTATATGTCATTCATTACTTGTGGCCCTTTTTTGTATATGGAAACTTTTGGTTTATCCAGCACTATTTATGCGCTACATCAAGGTGCAATGGTTGGGTCTTTCTCACTAA
- a CDS encoding septal ring lytic transglycosylase RlpA family protein: MIKKLAFLCLIFVLMSSCSFSNRSNHTAGHYKIGNSYTINGITYHPKYCSCYEEVGIASWYGIEDHGTITANGEEFNRHLISAAHKTLPLPCFVRVTNLENGRKLVIRVNDRGPFVEGRIIDLSEKAAQVLGLHKSGLAKVKVEYLRKRSEQLIQNTPHYKRQYEKEMQKRHPKQNNAESKGYVAFFVNAQVAKSAASKIRNQGIENVRLLFKNDQYCVKVS; the protein is encoded by the coding sequence ATGATAAAAAAACTAGCCTTTCTATGTCTAATATTCGTTTTGATGAGTAGTTGTAGTTTTAGCAATAGGTCTAATCACACCGCAGGTCATTATAAAATTGGCAATAGCTATACAATAAATGGTATCACCTACCACCCAAAATACTGTAGCTGTTATGAGGAAGTAGGAATAGCATCGTGGTATGGAATAGAAGATCATGGCACAATTACAGCTAACGGTGAAGAGTTTAATCGTCACTTGATTTCTGCAGCACATAAGACCTTGCCCCTACCCTGCTTTGTTCGTGTTACTAATTTAGAAAATGGAAGAAAGCTTGTTATAAGAGTTAATGATAGAGGGCCATTTGTTGAAGGTAGAATAATAGACTTGTCAGAAAAAGCAGCACAAGTTTTAGGACTTCATAAGTCTGGGCTTGCGAAGGTAAAAGTCGAGTACTTAAGAAAGAGGTCAGAACAATTGATACAAAATACTCCTCATTACAAAAGGCAATATGAAAAAGAAATGCAGAAACGTCACCCAAAACAAAACAATGCAGAAAGTAAGGGATATGTAGCATTTTTTGTAAACGCTCAGGTAGCTAAATCAGCTGCATCAAAGATTCGTAATCAAGGAATAGAAAATGTTAGATTGCTTTTCAAGAATGATCAATATTGCGTAAAAGTAAGTTAA
- the ubiH gene encoding 2-octaprenyl-6-methoxyphenyl hydroxylase, with translation MNYDVIISGSGLIGLITAIGLSNDSISVAVIEKNSLPRAVDDNRAFAISQGSKKILEKLGIWQFLESEAEPILDICILDGDSPFTVHYDHKMVGEEPMGYVIKSAIIWNAINNNFLHKLNIYSPRSYKTIACDEGYVEVTLDNDQKLISSLFICAEGKNSKLPELFSIPMIKFDYKQNSMVFNVKHELHHQNLAVERFFPGGPFAILPMKGGYTSSIVWTEKCEISKMLMSLSEAEFIIELKKRFGSYLGEIELEGERRFYPLSFSFARKLHKSRILLIGDAAHSIHPVAGQGLNLGMRDVESVIRQITAAKSSGIDVGSNYLLKKISRDRYFDNFTMALATDGLNRIFSNRILCAQVLRNLGLMVVENSDFLKKSFVRHAMGFI, from the coding sequence ATGAATTACGATGTAATCATTTCAGGTAGTGGGCTGATTGGTCTTATTACTGCTATTGGCCTTAGTAATGACTCTATATCTGTAGCCGTAATTGAGAAAAATAGTTTGCCACGTGCAGTTGATGATAATCGAGCATTCGCTATTTCTCAAGGTTCAAAAAAAATACTAGAAAAATTAGGGATTTGGCAGTTCTTAGAGAGTGAAGCTGAACCAATACTTGATATATGCATATTAGATGGAGATAGTCCATTTACTGTGCATTATGACCATAAAATGGTTGGTGAAGAACCAATGGGTTATGTAATCAAGAGCGCTATTATATGGAACGCAATCAATAATAATTTTTTGCATAAACTCAATATATATTCTCCACGTTCCTATAAAACAATTGCTTGTGACGAAGGATACGTGGAAGTTACTCTTGATAATGATCAAAAATTGATATCATCGCTATTTATCTGCGCTGAAGGTAAAAACTCTAAGCTGCCAGAGTTGTTTTCTATACCAATGATAAAATTTGATTATAAACAAAATAGCATGGTATTTAATGTAAAACATGAACTACATCACCAAAACTTAGCTGTAGAGCGGTTTTTTCCTGGTGGTCCATTTGCAATTTTGCCAATGAAAGGTGGCTATACTTCTTCAATCGTTTGGACAGAAAAATGCGAAATTTCAAAAATGCTGATGAGCTTATCTGAAGCGGAGTTTATCATAGAACTCAAAAAAAGATTTGGTTCTTATTTGGGAGAAATTGAGTTAGAGGGTGAAAGAAGATTCTATCCTTTGAGTTTTTCTTTTGCAAGAAAGCTGCATAAAAGCAGAATTTTGCTGATTGGCGATGCAGCACATTCAATCCACCCGGTTGCAGGTCAAGGACTTAACCTTGGAATGAGAGATGTAGAGAGTGTTATTAGACAAATAACTGCTGCAAAATCCTCTGGCATTGATGTTGGTAGTAACTATCTATTGAAGAAAATTTCACGTGATAGATACTTTGATAATTTTACTATGGCACTTGCAACTGATGGACTAAATAGAATATTTTCCAACAGAATACTTTGCGCTCAAGTTCTGAGAAATCTTGGTTTAATGGTAGTTGAAAATTCAGATTTTCTTAAAAAAAGCTTCGTTCGACATGCTATGGGTTTTATATAA
- a CDS encoding gamma-glutamyl-gamma-aminobutyrate hydrolase family protein (Members of this family of hydrolases with an active site Cys residue belong to MEROPS family C26.) yields MYKCYNRIFNILLITFLLLSNIAYSEKANKEPSALTAENAVNYNIIVGLLKTDESQNIYEIFNNFGVKTIFIDYDKIINLKEIQEEFAKQDEILAKKLILDRIKVEVAKFIKKQKINRIFISDNFHSALNPYRQLVNEAIVKIVDDNPTIHLLAICGGLQDIMYAKEIEVTNVVNDEKNHLKSAQKENIPLQQIKIVPGSRLEKVVARFLLPNQNGWFSTYFPNAHSGTVSNTTENRRRLELLGYKIAAFANDGVIEAIEDKHGNIYFQSHLEALVVKSDKNSRLSSQKVRQISTLVAIAIINDFLHRI; encoded by the coding sequence ATGTATAAATGTTACAATAGAATATTTAATATACTATTAATTACATTTCTACTATTAAGTAATATCGCTTATAGTGAAAAAGCAAACAAAGAACCATCTGCTTTGACAGCAGAGAATGCAGTAAATTATAATATAATTGTTGGTTTATTGAAAACAGATGAATCTCAAAATATCTATGAGATATTCAATAATTTTGGGGTTAAAACTATATTCATTGACTACGACAAAATAATTAATCTAAAAGAAATCCAAGAAGAGTTTGCAAAACAAGATGAAATATTGGCAAAAAAGCTGATACTAGATCGAATAAAAGTTGAAGTTGCAAAATTTATCAAAAAGCAAAAGATAAACAGAATATTTATTTCAGATAACTTTCATTCAGCTCTTAACCCTTACCGCCAGCTTGTGAATGAAGCAATTGTAAAAATAGTAGATGACAATCCTACAATTCATTTGCTTGCCATATGCGGTGGTTTACAAGACATTATGTATGCAAAAGAAATTGAAGTAACAAATGTTGTTAATGATGAGAAGAATCATTTAAAATCAGCACAAAAAGAGAATATACCTCTTCAGCAGATAAAAATTGTTCCAGGTAGTCGTTTGGAAAAAGTGGTAGCTAGATTTTTACTACCTAATCAAAATGGCTGGTTTTCAACTTATTTTCCGAATGCTCACTCAGGTACAGTAAGTAATACTACAGAGAATAGAAGAAGGCTAGAGCTACTTGGATATAAAATTGCAGCATTTGCCAATGACGGGGTAATAGAAGCTATCGAAGATAAGCATGGTAATATTTACTTTCAAAGTCATCTAGAAGCCCTTGTTGTCAAATCAGATAAAAACTCTCGTTTGTCAAGCCAAAAGGTACGTCAGATTTCAACACTAGTTGCTATAGCGATTATAAATGATTTTCTTCATCGCATTTAA
- the coaD gene encoding pantetheine-phosphate adenylyltransferase, translated as MNINNKIGIYPGTFDPITLGHLDIIKRACKLVDKLVIGVAENVNKHTSFNINLRTSMAKNEVKGLGIDADVISFNGLLMNFAKEQNASVIIRGLRAVSDFDYEFQMSWVNYKLLPEIETIFLPASEDTQFISSGFVKEIARLGGDVSNFVSKSVQSELINLNRVKNGE; from the coding sequence ATGAACATTAATAACAAAATAGGAATTTATCCTGGTACATTTGATCCTATAACTTTGGGGCACCTTGACATAATAAAAAGAGCATGTAAGCTAGTCGATAAGTTAGTAATTGGTGTTGCAGAAAATGTTAACAAACATACTAGTTTCAACATAAATCTACGCACAAGCATGGCTAAAAATGAAGTGAAAGGACTAGGAATTGACGCAGATGTCATATCTTTCAATGGATTATTAATGAATTTTGCCAAAGAGCAAAATGCTTCTGTTATTATCAGGGGGCTCAGAGCAGTATCAGATTTTGATTATGAATTTCAAATGAGCTGGGTAAACTATAAACTCCTTCCTGAAATCGAAACTATATTTCTTCCTGCATCTGAAGATACTCAATTTATCTCATCAGGTTTTGTGAAAGAAATAGCGAGATTAGGAGGAGATGTTAGCAATTTTGTATCAAAAAGTGTCCAAAGCGAATTGATTAATCTAAATAGGGTAAAAAATGGAGAATAA
- a CDS encoding zinc-finger domain-containing protein yields the protein MSEVRDNNLIVCCRGDENDNGSVHPVVYLHKEGEMYCPYCSKPMSEIVSSEEFQFVEVKAVNKKERTKG from the coding sequence ATGTCAGAAGTGAGGGATAATAATCTAATAGTTTGCTGCCGTGGTGATGAGAATGATAATGGTTCTGTTCATCCAGTAGTATATTTACATAAAGAAGGAGAAATGTATTGTCCTTATTGCAGTAAGCCCATGAGTGAAATAGTAAGCTCCGAAGAATTTCAATTTGTTGAGGTGAAAGCAGTGAATAAAAAGGAAAGGACCAAAGGTTAA
- a CDS encoding phosphatidate cytidylyltransferase — translation MVDNNFMVRTLSSIVILLIFSFATYFSDLSFYLLIFSIAVLSSFEWYNLTKGNSILYIFALLLIALPNASLIYLYNLPQGKYELIWLILTIWSIDITAYLFGKNFGGAKICPIISPGKTWSGLLGAVLAGVFCTIFGSIFLSLFPIFYSPIIGVTIAILAQLGDFTESLMKRVYNVKDSGGIIPGHGGVLDRMDSFIFTAPFIAIYIS, via the coding sequence ATGGTAGATAATAATTTTATGGTGAGAACACTGTCTTCAATAGTAATATTACTGATATTTTCTTTTGCTACATATTTCAGTGATTTATCATTTTATCTACTAATTTTTTCAATTGCGGTTCTATCTTCTTTTGAATGGTATAACCTAACTAAAGGCAATAGTATCTTATACATTTTTGCATTACTACTAATTGCACTACCAAATGCATCGCTGATATACTTATATAATCTACCACAGGGAAAATATGAATTAATATGGCTTATCTTAACCATTTGGAGCATCGATATTACCGCTTACCTATTTGGTAAAAACTTTGGTGGTGCTAAAATTTGCCCAATTATTAGTCCTGGAAAGACTTGGTCAGGGCTTTTAGGTGCAGTTTTAGCTGGAGTATTTTGTACAATTTTTGGCTCAATATTTTTGAGTTTATTTCCAATTTTCTATTCCCCAATAATTGGCGTTACAATTGCTATTCTAGCCCAACTTGGAGACTTTACTGAATCACTCATGAAAAGAGTTTACAATGTTAAAGATAGTGGAGGTATAATACCTGGCCATGGAGGAGTACTTGACCGTATGGACAGTTTCATCTTTACTGCCCCTTTTATTGCTATTTACATAAGCTAA
- the uppS gene encoding polyprenyl diphosphate synthase, whose amino-acid sequence MLNLESLPKHLAIIMDGNGRWAKNQGMVKIDGYRKGSEVAFDIAKHCTVLAIPYLTLYAFSMENWLRSENETDYLFNLFYSTLTNEDKMKFIYNCNIKLNFIGNLSLLPSKIFDQIKKAEEVTHKNDGLLLTIAVSYGAKQEIIHAINNVIKGNIDCVLEEEFEKFLYTKDLPKLDLLIRTGGEKRLSNFLLWQAAYAELYFCDTLWPDFSCQDLSKALADYTKREKKYGR is encoded by the coding sequence ATGTTGAATCTAGAATCTCTGCCAAAACATCTAGCAATTATTATGGATGGTAATGGTAGGTGGGCAAAGAATCAAGGAATGGTAAAAATTGATGGTTATAGAAAAGGCAGTGAAGTTGCATTTGATATTGCTAAGCATTGCACAGTCCTGGCCATACCTTACTTAACTTTGTATGCATTTTCCATGGAAAATTGGCTCAGATCTGAAAACGAAACAGACTACCTATTTAATTTATTTTACTCCACTTTAACTAATGAAGATAAAATGAAATTCATTTACAATTGTAACATTAAGTTAAATTTTATTGGCAATTTAAGTCTATTGCCCAGTAAAATATTCGATCAAATCAAAAAAGCAGAAGAAGTGACACATAAGAACGATGGTCTATTACTCACTATTGCAGTTAGTTATGGAGCAAAGCAGGAAATTATACATGCTATCAACAACGTCATAAAAGGAAATATTGATTGCGTATTGGAAGAGGAATTTGAAAAATTTCTTTATACTAAAGATTTACCAAAATTGGATTTATTAATTCGCACTGGTGGCGAGAAAAGGTTAAGCAATTTTTTACTATGGCAAGCAGCTTATGCTGAATTGTATTTTTGTGATACTTTGTGGCCTGATTTTTCTTGTCAAGATTTGAGTAAAGCATTAGCAGATTATACAAAGAGAGAGAAAAAATATGGTAGATAA
- the odhB gene encoding 2-oxoglutarate dehydrogenase complex dihydrolipoyllysine-residue succinyltransferase — translation MSKIIEIRAPKTLGGESVTEGIVKIKKNIGEAIKVDDLIFEIETDKTALELTAEASGQITEFLVKEDDVISPDQLLAKLSVGEVKEEVKKEDKGESPDKKDAPSARKIMEENAISAENVKGTGMGGRITKADVIDHMSKAEQPAVKQYESPKSVASGERREERVKMSKIRQVIAARLKASQNTAAILTTFNEIDMKNVMDLRAKYKETFEKKYGIKLGFMSFFIKAAVQALKEIREINAEISGDEIVYKNYYDIGVAVGTDKGLVVPVIRDTDQMSFAEIELTLVALGKKAREGKLQVSEMEGATFTISNGGVYGSLLSTPIINPPQSGILGMHSIQNRPVAVSSSIEIRPMMYIALSYDHRIVDGKGAVTFLVKIKNYIEDPNRLVLEI, via the coding sequence ATGAGCAAAATTATAGAAATTAGAGCGCCAAAAACTCTTGGTGGTGAATCGGTTACGGAAGGTATAGTAAAAATAAAGAAAAATATCGGTGAAGCAATAAAAGTAGATGACTTGATCTTTGAAATTGAGACTGACAAAACAGCACTAGAATTAACTGCAGAAGCTTCAGGACAAATAACCGAATTTCTTGTGAAAGAAGATGATGTAATCAGCCCTGATCAATTATTGGCAAAACTTTCTGTAGGAGAAGTAAAAGAAGAAGTGAAAAAAGAAGATAAAGGCGAAAGCCCTGATAAAAAAGATGCCCCTTCAGCTCGTAAAATTATGGAAGAAAATGCAATTAGTGCAGAAAATGTAAAAGGAACTGGCATGGGAGGCAGAATAACTAAAGCGGATGTGATAGACCATATGAGTAAGGCTGAACAACCTGCGGTAAAACAATATGAATCGCCAAAAAGCGTAGCAAGTGGAGAGAGAAGAGAAGAACGAGTAAAAATGAGCAAAATAAGGCAAGTCATTGCTGCTCGTTTGAAAGCATCGCAAAATACTGCTGCAATACTGACCACGTTCAATGAAATTGACATGAAAAACGTCATGGATCTGAGGGCAAAGTATAAAGAAACTTTTGAAAAGAAATATGGAATAAAACTGGGTTTCATGTCGTTTTTTATAAAGGCAGCAGTGCAAGCACTAAAAGAAATTCGTGAGATTAACGCTGAGATTTCAGGTGATGAAATTGTATATAAAAATTACTATGACATAGGTGTTGCTGTTGGCACTGACAAAGGTCTTGTTGTACCAGTTATTCGTGATACTGATCAAATGTCATTTGCCGAGATTGAATTGACTTTAGTTGCTCTTGGCAAAAAAGCACGAGAAGGTAAGCTGCAAGTATCGGAAATGGAAGGTGCAACATTTACTATCTCAAACGGTGGTGTATACGGTTCACTTCTTTCTACTCCAATAATCAACCCTCCCCAATCTGGAATACTTGGCATGCACTCAATACAAAATAGGCCAGTTGCTGTGAGTAGCTCAATTGAAATCAGACCTATGATGTACATTGCCCTCTCTTACGACCACAGAATAGTTGATGGTAAAGGAGCAGTTACTTTCCTTGTTAAAATCAAAAATTACATAGAAGATCCAAATAGATTGGTTTTGGAAATTTAA
- a CDS encoding enoyl-ACP reductase: MATSLLQGKKGLITGITNKRSIAYGIAKTLSEHGAELAITYQNETKKEKLLPIASELNVELILHCNVSNEETIDNAFEEIKKEWNTLDFLVHAIAFSDKNELNGKYVNTSLNNFINAMHISCYSFTALAQRAEKMMLNGGSLLTLSYYGAEKVMPNYNVMGLCKAALEASVKYIACDLGPQNIRVNAISAGPIRTLASSGISDFHSISEWNRSNSPLRRNVTIEDVGKAALYLLSDLSSGTTGEILHVDSGYNVVGMKIVD; encoded by the coding sequence ATGGCAACAAGTCTATTGCAGGGCAAAAAAGGGTTAATAACCGGAATAACAAATAAAAGATCAATAGCGTATGGTATAGCAAAGACTCTCTCAGAACATGGAGCTGAGCTTGCAATCACTTATCAAAATGAAACAAAAAAAGAGAAATTATTACCAATAGCAAGTGAATTAAATGTAGAGTTAATATTGCACTGTAATGTTTCAAATGAGGAAACCATAGATAATGCTTTTGAGGAAATAAAGAAAGAATGGAATACTCTTGACTTTTTGGTACATGCAATAGCATTCTCCGATAAAAATGAGCTAAATGGTAAATATGTCAATACTTCACTAAACAACTTTATTAATGCAATGCATATATCGTGCTATTCTTTTACTGCTTTAGCGCAAAGAGCGGAAAAAATGATGTTAAATGGCGGTAGTTTACTTACTTTATCTTACTATGGTGCTGAAAAAGTTATGCCAAATTATAATGTGATGGGTTTATGTAAAGCAGCACTTGAAGCAAGTGTAAAATATATAGCATGTGATCTCGGACCACAGAACATCAGAGTAAATGCAATTTCTGCTGGTCCAATCAGAACTTTGGCATCTTCTGGAATAAGTGACTTTCACTCCATATCGGAATGGAATAGAAGTAATTCTCCACTTAGACGCAATGTTACAATAGAAGATGTTGGCAAGGCAGCACTATACTTATTAAGCGACCTGAGTAGTGGTACAACTGGAGAAATTTTACATGTTGATTCAGGGTATAATGTTGTGGGAATGAAGATAGTAGACTAA
- the ychF gene encoding redox-regulated ATPase YchF, protein MSFNCGIVGLPNIGKSTLFNALTESSAAEAANYPFCTIEPNVGKVPIRDQRLKQIAAIAHSEKIIYNQLEVVDIAGLVKGASKGEGLGNKFLSHIREVDAIVHLLRCFTDDDISHVHSTVDPISDAEVVEMELILADIDSIEKRLPQLEKKAKQGDKELKKQLVLIQEVLATLKLGKPARSLRNVDETEMKSLQLLTTKPVMYVCNVEDTNVITGNELSKKVERMAKENKSKFYCISAKLEADIANLDSEEEKQSFLSEFGLQESGLDGVARIMYEVLSMITFFTVGPKEARAWPVKIGSTADKAAGVIHTDFEKGFIKAETISFADYIKYRSESACKDAGKIRFEGRDYIVQDGDIMHFRFNV, encoded by the coding sequence ATGAGCTTTAACTGTGGCATAGTTGGACTGCCAAACATAGGAAAATCAACTTTATTTAATGCACTTACAGAGTCAAGTGCAGCCGAAGCTGCAAACTATCCTTTCTGTACAATTGAGCCAAATGTTGGCAAAGTGCCAATACGAGATCAGCGTTTGAAACAAATTGCCGCAATTGCCCACTCAGAAAAGATAATCTACAATCAACTAGAAGTTGTCGATATTGCAGGCTTGGTTAAGGGTGCAAGCAAAGGTGAAGGACTAGGAAATAAATTTTTGAGTCATATCAGAGAAGTTGATGCCATTGTTCATCTGCTCAGGTGCTTTACGGATGACGATATCAGTCACGTACACAGCACTGTAGATCCAATATCAGATGCTGAAGTAGTGGAAATGGAGTTAATTCTAGCTGATATTGACAGTATAGAAAAAAGGCTACCACAACTTGAAAAAAAAGCAAAGCAAGGTGATAAAGAACTAAAGAAACAGCTTGTGTTGATTCAGGAAGTTTTGGCTACTTTAAAACTCGGTAAACCTGCAAGAAGTTTGAGAAACGTGGACGAAACTGAAATGAAATCGCTTCAACTGCTAACAACAAAGCCTGTTATGTACGTATGTAATGTTGAAGATACAAATGTTATAACTGGCAATGAATTATCTAAAAAGGTAGAGAGAATGGCGAAGGAAAATAAGAGCAAATTTTATTGCATTTCAGCAAAACTCGAAGCCGATATTGCAAATCTTGATAGTGAAGAAGAAAAACAGAGTTTTTTATCAGAATTTGGCTTGCAAGAATCAGGACTTGATGGAGTAGCGCGCATTATGTATGAAGTGCTAAGTATGATAACTTTTTTTACTGTAGGCCCCAAAGAAGCACGGGCATGGCCAGTAAAGATAGGATCAACAGCTGACAAAGCAGCAGGTGTAATTCACACTGATTTTGAGAAAGGCTTTATAAAAGCGGAAACTATAAGCTTTGCAGATTATATAAAATATAGAAGCGAATCAGCATGTAAAGATGCAGGCAAAATTCGCTTCGAAGGCAGAGACTATATAGTGCAAGATGGTGATATAATGCACTTTAGGTTTAATGTGTAA
- the glpX gene encoding class II fructose-bisphosphatase has protein sequence MEDLAYKLVKVTEAAALAAYKLAGLGNEKKADQVAVDAMRTVLNSIEINGTIVIGEGERDEAPMLYIGEKVGTGSGPDIDIAVDPLEGTTICAHYKQGAMSVLAATKKGNFLHAPDVYMEKIAVGKNLPEGVVSLKNRIEKNLDNLAKAKGCKASDLIVTVLKRERHDELIAKIRKLGAKVKLIDDGDVAAIVSLINGNHDMYIGTGGAPEGVLAAAALSSIGGQIEGRLIFDTDQLKERAKNLNITDPEKIYTVKDMTRSESVFIATGVTNGEFVDGVKFDQDICLTHSLIILPGKVIKIQTKSIS, from the coding sequence ATGGAAGATTTAGCTTATAAGTTAGTGAAAGTAACCGAAGCTGCAGCACTTGCTGCATATAAATTGGCAGGCCTTGGTAATGAAAAAAAGGCCGATCAGGTTGCAGTTGATGCAATGCGTACGGTGCTAAACTCAATAGAAATAAATGGTACAATTGTGATTGGGGAAGGGGAGAGGGACGAAGCACCGATGCTATATATCGGAGAAAAAGTTGGCACAGGAAGTGGCCCTGACATTGACATCGCTGTTGATCCACTTGAGGGCACTACGATTTGTGCTCATTATAAACAAGGGGCAATGTCTGTTCTTGCTGCAACAAAAAAAGGTAATTTTTTACATGCACCTGATGTTTATATGGAAAAGATAGCAGTGGGAAAAAATCTCCCAGAGGGTGTAGTCTCACTAAAAAATAGGATTGAGAAGAATCTGGACAATTTAGCCAAGGCAAAAGGATGTAAAGCAAGTGATCTTATAGTAACTGTACTTAAACGTGAAAGACATGATGAATTAATAGCAAAAATTAGGAAGCTAGGAGCAAAAGTGAAATTAATAGATGACGGTGATGTTGCAGCCATAGTTTCGCTAATAAATGGCAATCACGATATGTATATTGGAACAGGTGGAGCTCCAGAAGGAGTGCTTGCAGCAGCAGCGCTAAGCTCAATCGGTGGGCAGATAGAAGGAAGATTAATATTTGACACGGATCAATTAAAAGAAAGAGCAAAAAATTTGAATATCACTGACCCAGAAAAAATCTACACCGTGAAAGACATGACAAGAAGTGAATCAGTGTTCATTGCAACTGGAGTAACAAATGGAGAGTTTGTGGATGGAGTAAAGTTTGACCAAGATATTTGTCTGACTCATTCATTAATAATATTGCCTGGTAAAGTAATAAAAATACAAACAAAATCAATATCTTAA